The DNA region aatgatttagTGACAGAGACATTATTGAAACCGAGTCAGTTAAAATGAGTCAAATATTTATTGAGTTATACacttattataatataaatatatgaTGAATTATATTAATACtggataaattatattaaaattattttcttaatatattatcaaacaaatatttctatatatatatatatatatatatatatatattctagaaTCTCTatagatgtatatatatatatatatattctagaaTCTCTATAGCGTTTTACATCGGCTTAAATTGATCCTCACGTAAGCACCGTTCtcatgtttttcttttctttccattttttttaaaatttatttctttgCCACGTTTTATAACGTGATTCCGTTCCATTCCCACGTTTTATATGCTTTCCATTCCCAAACAAAACGGCCTGTTTTTTCCCTTTGTTTTATACGCCAGGGTCACATCGCTTCGTACGAGACCGAATCGGTCCCATCACGTTACAAACATGGATCATTAAAAAAATGTATATttcaatatttattttatttcgcCCTTGGTCGagtggactaagtccacctaacTTTCATGCGCCAATTAAATTTTTCTATGCGGATCTCATAATCTCAGGCCGAGGATATATATTCTTCCTCGAATAAATAATGAACCTGATAAAATGGATCATCTGGATATGGACAGACGACTATAAATAATCCTCAAAATTAATtagttcaaaaaaataaataaatatacgatatcaattaaaaaaataataataattatatatatatatatatatatatattatttttaaaaattatttaataaataagtTCAACATATGGATATTTTACATTTTAATATGATATAAAGATATTTTCTATTTGAAAAGAGAGAATATTTTTCAACTTAGTACTTTATACTGCGATgtctgatattttttaaaaaatatttttcatatttattttctttatttttttataaccTATATGTTTAACTATATCCGAATTatcagaataaattagaaaacgtGATCATgaacaaatatttttatagttGTCATATTCCACAATAAAGATTAGCATTAAATACCTGATTAACTTACACTAGacaaatttatttgtatcttttaTTTCATTGGTTgtgtttatatataaaaaaatataaaatacagtAGAATTATAAACAATAAATAAACAACACAAGCCTAATAAATTCAGTTTTACATAATTCAATTTTAGACTTCTACTCCACGGTTTAACATTCTAACATTCTATAGATATAGATAGCATAATTATCTTTTCAgaagtaaatataaataaaatacaaagataaaaaatataatataatataaataataatttacataagtatttttttttactttattcatTTGATTGTTATGAATTGGTATAGAGCCTCTTCTCAATTTCTCAAGTAAACTTAGgtaaattaatggataaatttttttaatagatgattaatttaaaaatattaagttaatggatctttttaattttttttgataatgaaaaatttttataggatgAATAGATGTCCCAAAATTAATATATCATGttgatatatatatagaaaaaacgCTTTCCCTTTCCAATGCCCTTATTTATTTGAGTTTTTATTCCTGTCGGCGTAATTTTATTTGTGGGATTTCATGGACGAAATTGAAAATATCTCAGAGTATTGATGAATTGAATTTGCCATTTAATTGAAAGCGAACTTGGTCATCACGTGTCCGAAATGGAAAGCCGGGTCTATAAATTAGAGAAGGCGAAGGCGGTGGGAAGCAACCGAGTCCACAATTATTCGCCGGTGTATTCTCGTGCTCGCTTTTCAAACATTAAGCGATCGAGAGATGGCGGAGGCGGGGCGGAAGCAAGGCCGCACCAATTTCTCCGTCGCCTGTAGTCTCCTAAGCCAGTACATCAAGGAGAAGGGCAGCGTTGCCGACTTAGGGCTCGGGATCGCCGACGACGCCGCTAAAGGTGCGCATTTTTGGTTGTGCATTTGAGTTTTCGGTTGGATTTGTGCGTCTGATCATACAGCTCTGTGATGCTTGTTGGTGTGTTGGGATTCAAATTCATGGAGTCTTTTTGTACAAGGAATGCCTTCGATTGACGTTTCTAGTATTTCCCTTTTACAAAATTTTACTTTAGTTCCGTTCTACTGTTCGAAGATTTTCCTAATATAAGGGTTTTTTTTTccctgtttgttttttttttaaaattttgtttccgTCTGCATGAATTTGTCCTGTCAATTGTTGATCATTCCCGTCTATTCTTCCAGGCAACTCCTCCCAGTCGTTTCGGCCGCCGCCGACCACTATTTGCTTGTTGCCAGGAGCGGACATCTCCAGCGGAGAGGACTGCGATAGGGAAAACGGAAGGGAAGTAGTTTCCCACGATAACCCCATGAAGTTCTTTCCCCAACGTGCCGCCGGCTTCGTCCCCTCTACGTCGGAGGATCCAAGGTCTcacctttctttccttttttcatCCCACTCTTCAACCACAGAACAAGAAAGGAATAAAAGCTCTATATCACGGAGCAAGAAAGGAAGCTGGTAACAACGTAACCCTAGACGTGATCTAAGTATTTCTCTGGCTGCTTATTTGCAGGGGGGCAGAAAAATCCCAACTTACAATTTTCTACGGAGGAAAGGTGCTGGTGTTTAACAGTTTCCCAGCCGAGAAGGCCAAGGATCTGATTCGGATGGCAAGCGAGGGGAATTCCACTGCTCAAAACTTTAGCTATGCTCCAACTGTGGCAAGCTCAACATCCCTCTCTCGTCAAAATTCAACCTTAGTCAATCTCTCAGGTAATAAATTAAGAAGAAAAATTCATACTTTGTTCGAACCACTTGAACGAACAAGATATGAATTGGACACTGTTTTGCTGAGCTGCAGATCTTCCTATTGCTAGAAAAGGTTCGCTGCAGCGATtcctggagaagagaaaggatcggtAGGTAATTCTTTTCTTGCGCTGAAGAGCAgcatgtgttgattgtttcagcTGGTCTAATCGATTGGACTCCAAAATTTCAGGATCGATGCAAGAGCACCATACCAAGTGCCCCCTCCTCCTCAAATGGTCACTTCTTCTAAGAACCAAGAGAACAGGAAATCGTGGTTTGGGTTGGGTCCTAACTTCTCCCCTCCTGGTCTCAGTCTGAGCTCTGAGTAATGGCAGATGGGATTGCTTGAGTTGAATCCATTTTCACACGCTCCTCATCTTGAAGCATATCGTCCCAAATACTTAGATTgctattttttgtttgtttttgaggAAGTTGTCTTCCTTTTCTAACAAGCTGCATCAATGCCATCACTGGCGATTTAGATTGCAGTGTGTGTGTTTTTGCTTTTGAAGTTGCAGCTCATGCTGCATATTGGAA from Zingiber officinale cultivar Zhangliang chromosome 4B, Zo_v1.1, whole genome shotgun sequence includes:
- the LOC121975183 gene encoding protein TIFY 10a-like — encoded protein: MAEAGRKQGRTNFSVACSLLSQYIKEKGSVADLGLGIADDAAKGNSSQSFRPPPTTICLLPGADISSGEDCDRENGREVVSHDNPMKFFPQRAAGFVPSTSEDPRGAEKSQLTIFYGGKVLVFNSFPAEKAKDLIRMASEGNSTAQNFSYAPTVASSTSLSRQNSTLVNLSDLPIARKGSLQRFLEKRKDRIDARAPYQVPPPPQMVTSSKNQENRKSWFGLGPNFSPPGLSLSSE